In one window of Burkholderia multivorans ATCC BAA-247 DNA:
- a CDS encoding phosphotransferase codes for MHDAAAGPLRHDTLFSVASPRIGIDEAEALAADAFGIVGTASALASERDQNFRIDAADGASYVLKLTHPAEQAGVTEFQTFAQLQVIEADAALPVPRLMRDRSGRYIHWRDVAGEHARQAVRMITFAPGIPLHRVERSRRQRRALGTALGRFDRALRGFTHAHAGHRLLWDIQHLSQLRPLLDYVDGGEPRALARHLLDRHDAHTARRMTTLRRQVIHNDLNPYNVLVDETDTDRITAILDFGDMVHAPLVNELAVASSYQLADTTNPLETAVDCICAYHRANPLSGDELAVLPELIVARLLMTVLITGWRAREHPENSAYILRNNALSWTGLHRLAALPDGDAARIIGDAIRREQENLHAQ; via the coding sequence ATGCATGATGCCGCCGCCGGCCCGCTCAGGCACGACACGCTGTTTTCCGTCGCATCGCCGCGCATCGGCATCGACGAAGCGGAGGCGCTGGCGGCCGACGCGTTCGGGATCGTCGGCACGGCAAGCGCGCTGGCGAGCGAACGCGACCAGAATTTCCGCATCGACGCGGCGGACGGCGCGTCGTACGTGCTGAAGCTCACGCATCCGGCCGAGCAGGCGGGCGTGACGGAGTTCCAGACGTTCGCGCAGCTGCAGGTGATCGAGGCCGACGCGGCGCTGCCGGTGCCGCGGCTGATGCGCGACCGGTCGGGCCGTTACATTCACTGGCGCGACGTCGCGGGCGAGCACGCGCGCCAGGCAGTGCGGATGATCACGTTCGCGCCCGGCATCCCGCTGCATCGCGTCGAGCGCTCGCGACGGCAGCGCCGCGCGCTCGGTACCGCGCTCGGCCGCTTCGACCGCGCGCTGCGCGGCTTTACGCACGCGCATGCGGGGCACCGGCTGCTGTGGGACATCCAGCATCTGTCGCAGCTGCGCCCGCTGCTCGACTACGTCGACGGCGGCGAGCCGCGCGCGCTCGCGCGCCATCTGCTCGACCGCCACGACGCACACACCGCGCGCCGCATGACGACACTGCGGCGTCAGGTGATTCACAACGATCTGAACCCGTACAACGTGCTCGTCGACGAGACCGACACCGACCGCATCACCGCGATCCTCGATTTCGGCGACATGGTGCACGCGCCGCTCGTCAACGAGCTCGCGGTCGCGTCGTCGTATCAGCTTGCCGATACGACGAATCCGCTCGAGACGGCCGTCGACTGCATCTGCGCGTACCACCGCGCGAACCCGCTGAGCGGCGACGAACTGGCGGTGCTGCCGGAGCTGATCGTCGCGCGGCTGCTGATGACGGTACTGATCACGGGCTGGCGCGCGCGCGAGCATCCCGAGAACAGCGCCTACATCCTGCGCAACAATGCGCTGTCGTGGACGGGCCTGCACCGGCTCGCCGCACTGCCCGACGGCGACGCGGCGCGCATCATCGGCGACGCGATCCGCCGCGAACAGGAGAATCTTCATGCGCAGTGA
- a CDS encoding ABC transporter ATP-binding protein, translating to MKADDVIVSFRGVRKTYDGETLVVKSLDLDIRRGEFLTLLGPSGSGKTTCLMMLAGFEFPTGGEIRLDGELLNHVPPHKRNIGMVFQNYALFPHLTVEQNVAYPLTVRKLPAGERAERVAHALKMVQMERFAKRYPAQLSGGQQQRIALARALVFEPKLVLMDEPLGALDKQLREHMQYELKALHEKLGVTFVYVTHDQGEALTMSDRVAVFDKGIVQQLDTVDRLYESPCNEFVANFIGDSNRLRGTIARVDGEFCELRLGDGTRLVGRNVANAAPGAAAIACIRPERMRLSREPEPPAPHDVAANRVAGEALGLIYFGDHVRMRCAVPGQGECFVKVPLGTEALDNFFPGAPVSLSFAPAHLRVFA from the coding sequence ATGAAGGCCGATGATGTGATCGTCAGTTTTCGCGGCGTGCGAAAGACCTACGACGGCGAGACGCTCGTCGTCAAATCGCTGGATCTCGACATTCGCCGCGGCGAATTCCTGACGCTGCTCGGGCCGTCCGGCTCGGGCAAGACCACGTGCCTGATGATGCTGGCGGGCTTCGAATTCCCGACCGGCGGCGAAATCCGCCTCGACGGCGAGCTGCTCAATCACGTGCCGCCGCACAAGCGCAACATCGGCATGGTGTTCCAGAACTACGCGCTGTTTCCGCATCTGACGGTGGAGCAGAACGTCGCCTATCCGCTGACGGTGCGCAAGCTGCCGGCGGGCGAGCGCGCCGAGCGCGTCGCACATGCGCTGAAGATGGTGCAGATGGAGCGCTTCGCGAAGCGCTATCCGGCGCAGCTGTCCGGCGGCCAGCAGCAGCGCATTGCGCTCGCGCGTGCGCTGGTGTTCGAGCCGAAGCTCGTGCTGATGGACGAACCGCTCGGCGCGCTCGACAAGCAGCTGCGCGAGCACATGCAGTACGAGCTGAAGGCGCTGCACGAGAAGCTCGGCGTGACATTCGTCTACGTGACGCACGATCAGGGCGAGGCGCTGACGATGTCGGACCGCGTGGCGGTATTCGACAAGGGCATCGTGCAGCAGCTCGACACGGTGGACCGGCTCTACGAATCGCCGTGCAACGAATTCGTCGCGAACTTCATCGGCGACAGCAACCGGCTGCGCGGCACGATCGCGCGCGTCGACGGCGAGTTCTGCGAGCTGCGGCTCGGCGACGGCACGCGCCTCGTCGGGCGCAACGTCGCGAATGCCGCGCCCGGCGCAGCCGCAATCGCGTGCATCCGTCCGGAACGCATGCGTCTTTCCCGCGAGCCGGAACCGCCGGCCCCGCACGACGTCGCCGCGAATCGCGTCGCGGGCGAAGCGCTCGGGCTGATTTATTTCGGCGATCATGTGCGCATGCGTTGCGCCGTGCCCGGACAAGGCGAGTGCTTCGTCAAGGTGCCGCTCGGCACCGAAGCGCTCGACAACTTTTTCCCCGGCGCGCCGGTTTCGCTGTCGTTCGCGCCCGCGCATCTGCGCGTGTTCGCGTAA
- a CDS encoding DUF1269 domain-containing protein yields MNTLIALSYPDLDTAHRALAALAALRDAQTVALSGVVIVECARDGSRTAHAADPARVSHGSLLADAFARIDASLDALRDRPVDDALIGRVARKVRAGTVTLAFAVTQLDVVRLGAALAPFGGDVLDTTLSLDDELKLVEAISKARDGAADAEPD; encoded by the coding sequence ATGAATACGCTGATTGCATTGTCCTACCCCGATCTCGACACGGCGCATCGCGCGCTCGCGGCGCTCGCCGCGCTGCGCGACGCGCAGACGGTCGCGCTGTCGGGCGTCGTGATCGTCGAATGTGCGCGCGACGGTAGCCGGACCGCGCACGCGGCCGATCCTGCACGCGTGTCGCACGGTTCGCTGCTCGCCGACGCGTTCGCGCGCATCGACGCATCGCTCGATGCGCTGCGCGATCGGCCGGTCGACGATGCGCTGATCGGGCGCGTCGCGCGCAAGGTGCGCGCGGGCACCGTGACGCTCGCCTTCGCGGTCACGCAACTGGACGTCGTCCGGCTCGGCGCCGCACTCGCGCCCTTCGGCGGTGACGTGCTCGACACGACGCTGTCGCTCGACGACGAGCTGAAGCTCGTCGAGGCGATCTCGAAGGCGCGCGACGGCGCGGCCGACGCCGAGCCCGATTGA
- a CDS encoding PLP-dependent aminotransferase family protein, whose translation MKLYEKFANDIERLIRQGVYRHGDRVPSVRQASQQHRISITTVLHAYLLLESRGLLESRPQSGYFVNLRRDDAHAPVRELRPSKPIAISSSVDVSRLVLSTLRSIGTDDAVPLGSPYPDPSLFPFEKLNRYAYAAGRDKSLWGVTDGLPPGHPRLIRQIARRYLENGMSVDPNEIIVTVGATEAINLCLQAVAKPGDTIAVESPTFYAMLHAIERLGMKAIEVATHPEYGIDIAALAAIAKSQPIAACMVMPNFQNPLGFQMPDERKRELVEFATRVNMPLIENGVYNELYFGNAHPSALKSFDREGIVLHCSSFSKSLTAAYRIGWALPGRYREQVEKLKFLNTLATPSLPQLAIAEFLERDGYEHHLRRLRKAYAQQANLMRAMVSRFFPEGTRISSPAGGYVLWIELPAQVDAMRLYQLALDEGITIGPGYMFSITDNYRNFIRLNYSSPWSPEIEQAVITVGKLAAARVG comes from the coding sequence ATGAAGCTCTACGAGAAGTTTGCGAACGACATCGAGAGACTCATTCGGCAAGGCGTGTACCGGCACGGCGATCGTGTGCCGTCGGTGCGGCAGGCAAGCCAGCAGCATCGGATCAGCATCACGACCGTGCTGCATGCGTACCTGCTGCTCGAAAGCCGCGGGTTGCTCGAAAGTCGGCCGCAGTCGGGCTACTTCGTGAACCTGCGCCGCGACGACGCGCATGCGCCGGTACGCGAACTGCGTCCGTCGAAGCCGATCGCGATTTCGTCGTCGGTCGACGTGAGCCGGCTCGTGCTGTCGACGCTGCGCTCGATCGGCACGGACGACGCGGTGCCGCTCGGCTCGCCGTATCCGGACCCGAGCCTGTTTCCGTTCGAGAAGCTGAACCGCTACGCGTATGCGGCCGGGCGCGACAAGTCGCTGTGGGGCGTGACCGACGGGCTGCCGCCCGGCCATCCGCGGCTGATCCGGCAGATCGCACGGCGCTACCTCGAAAACGGCATGTCGGTCGATCCGAACGAGATCATCGTGACGGTGGGCGCGACGGAGGCGATCAATCTCTGTCTGCAGGCGGTCGCGAAACCGGGCGACACGATTGCCGTGGAGTCGCCGACGTTCTACGCGATGCTGCATGCGATCGAGCGACTGGGGATGAAGGCGATCGAGGTTGCGACGCATCCGGAATACGGCATCGACATCGCGGCGCTGGCGGCGATCGCGAAATCGCAGCCGATCGCCGCGTGCATGGTGATGCCGAACTTCCAGAACCCGTTGGGCTTTCAGATGCCGGACGAGCGCAAGCGCGAGCTGGTCGAATTCGCGACGCGCGTGAACATGCCGCTGATCGAAAACGGCGTGTACAACGAACTGTATTTCGGCAATGCGCATCCGAGCGCGCTCAAATCGTTCGACCGGGAAGGCATCGTCTTGCATTGCTCGTCGTTCTCGAAGAGCCTGACGGCCGCGTACCGGATCGGATGGGCGCTGCCGGGGCGCTATCGTGAACAGGTCGAGAAACTCAAATTCCTGAACACGCTCGCAACACCGTCGCTGCCGCAACTCGCGATTGCCGAGTTTCTCGAACGCGACGGCTACGAGCATCACCTGCGGCGCTTGCGCAAGGCCTATGCGCAGCAGGCGAACCTGATGCGCGCGATGGTGTCGCGTTTCTTTCCGGAAGGCACGCGCATCTCGAGCCCGGCGGGCGGCTACGTGTTGTGGATCGAGTTGCCCGCGCAAGTCGACGCGATGCGGCTGTATCAGCTCGCGCTCGACGAAGGCATCACGATCGGGCCCGGCTACATGTTCTCGATCACCGACAACTATCGAAACTTCATCCGGCTGAACTACAGCAGCCCGTGGTCGCCGGAAATCGAGCAAGCCGTGATTACGGTCGGCAAGCTCGCGGCCGCGCGCGTCGGCTGA
- a CDS encoding FAD-dependent oxidoreductase, protein MSGNASSAPRSDLAQGIALDDIADGAMIEGRVGDEAVLLVRRGDALFAVGAQCPHYGAPLAQGLLVGDTLRCPWHHAAFCLRSGARLRAPALDGLKCWRVERRDGRAVVVDARASAPSPAPIEAPESIVIVGGGAAAISAAVTLRDEGYTRAITLLSADDEPPYDRPNLSKDYLAGTAEADWLPLRAPSFYTDRKIDLRCGTRVARIDAAQRAVELADGSRLGYGALLLATGAVPNRLTVPGADLPHVCVLRSRADCDALIARLATARRCVVVGASFIGLEAAAALRTRKLDVHVVAPGSHPMAHVLGDALGDAVRALHESHGVVFHLGATLARIEHDRVTLSTGDVLPSDLVVVGIGVQPDVALAQDAGLEVDRGVSVDRYLQTSAPGIYAAGDIARWPDPLTGERIRVEHWVVAQRQGSTAAHNMLGRQRPFDAVPFFWTQHYDMTIRYVGHAEHWDRVEIEGDLRAHDGSVSYWRGDVRLAVATIGRDLDCLRAEAALETQIAGG, encoded by the coding sequence ATGTCTGGAAACGCCTCCTCGGCGCCGCGTTCCGATCTCGCGCAAGGCATCGCGCTCGACGACATCGCGGACGGCGCCATGATCGAAGGCCGCGTCGGCGACGAAGCCGTGCTGCTCGTGCGGCGCGGCGATGCGCTGTTCGCGGTCGGCGCGCAGTGCCCGCATTACGGCGCACCGCTTGCGCAAGGGCTGCTGGTCGGCGACACGCTGCGCTGCCCGTGGCATCACGCGGCCTTCTGTTTGCGTAGCGGCGCACGCTTGCGCGCGCCCGCGCTCGACGGACTCAAATGCTGGCGCGTCGAACGTCGCGACGGCCGCGCGGTCGTCGTCGATGCGCGCGCGTCGGCACCGTCGCCCGCGCCGATCGAGGCGCCCGAGTCGATCGTCATCGTCGGCGGCGGGGCGGCCGCGATCTCGGCCGCGGTCACGCTGCGCGACGAAGGCTACACGCGCGCGATCACGCTGCTCAGCGCCGACGACGAACCGCCGTACGATCGCCCGAACCTGTCGAAGGACTATCTGGCCGGCACGGCCGAGGCCGACTGGCTGCCGCTGCGCGCGCCGTCGTTCTACACGGACAGGAAGATCGACCTGCGCTGCGGCACGCGCGTCGCACGCATCGATGCCGCGCAGCGTGCGGTCGAGCTCGCGGACGGCAGCCGGCTCGGCTACGGTGCGCTGCTGCTCGCGACGGGCGCCGTACCGAACCGGCTGACGGTGCCGGGCGCCGATTTGCCGCACGTGTGCGTGCTGCGTTCGCGCGCGGACTGCGATGCGCTGATCGCGCGGCTTGCGACCGCGCGCCGCTGCGTGGTCGTCGGCGCAAGCTTCATCGGGCTCGAGGCGGCCGCCGCGCTGCGCACGCGCAAGCTCGACGTGCACGTCGTCGCGCCCGGTTCGCATCCGATGGCGCACGTGCTCGGCGACGCGCTCGGCGATGCGGTGCGCGCGCTGCACGAGTCGCACGGCGTCGTGTTTCATCTCGGCGCGACGCTCGCGCGGATCGAGCACGATCGCGTGACGCTGTCGACCGGCGACGTGCTGCCTTCCGATCTCGTCGTGGTCGGCATCGGCGTTCAGCCGGACGTCGCGCTTGCGCAGGACGCGGGCCTCGAGGTCGACCGCGGCGTCAGCGTCGACCGCTATCTGCAGACGAGCGCGCCCGGCATCTATGCGGCCGGCGATATCGCGCGCTGGCCCGATCCGCTGACGGGCGAGCGCATTCGCGTCGAGCACTGGGTCGTCGCGCAACGGCAGGGCAGCACGGCCGCGCACAACATGCTCGGCCGGCAACGGCCGTTCGATGCGGTGCCGTTCTTCTGGACGCAGCACTACGACATGACGATTCGCTATGTCGGCCATGCGGAGCACTGGGATCGCGTCGAAATCGAAGGCGACCTGCGCGCGCACGACGGCTCGGTCAGCTACTGGCGCGGCGATGTGCGGCTCGCGGTCGCGACGATCGGCCGCGATCTCGATTGTCTGCGTGCGGAGGCGGCGCTCGAAACGCAGATCGCCGGCGGATGA
- a CDS encoding DUF6566 family protein, producing MHASEMFMGHEIRVEATRNERGAWVAHVRIFRDGAPVDLPAPELVTPEWLTCDEALRGGLDQGRIMLKTHDR from the coding sequence ATGCACGCCAGCGAAATGTTCATGGGTCACGAGATTCGCGTCGAGGCGACGCGCAACGAACGCGGCGCGTGGGTCGCGCACGTGCGGATCTTCCGCGACGGCGCACCGGTCGACCTGCCGGCGCCCGAGCTCGTCACGCCCGAATGGCTCACCTGCGACGAGGCGCTGCGCGGCGGCCTCGACCAGGGGCGCATCATGCTGAAGACGCACGACCGCTGA
- a CDS encoding DUF1269 domain-containing protein has protein sequence MSKQLIVAVFGSADLARRAANDFDALSEKNEGFTIDNGVVVERDAAGKLAVLDAQARPFRGGAIGAIAGALLGLLAGPLGVVTGFAAGAGAGVLADAAGSALLDGRFVESVAATLAPASAAVILEAKEATPFSVDNVVTGFGGKVMRHALG, from the coding sequence ATGAGCAAGCAACTGATCGTTGCCGTATTCGGCAGCGCGGACCTGGCCCGACGCGCGGCGAACGATTTCGACGCGTTGTCGGAGAAGAACGAAGGATTCACGATCGACAACGGTGTCGTCGTCGAACGCGATGCGGCCGGCAAGCTCGCGGTGCTCGACGCCCAGGCGCGGCCGTTTCGCGGCGGCGCGATCGGCGCGATCGCCGGCGCGCTGCTCGGCCTGCTCGCGGGCCCGCTGGGCGTCGTGACAGGCTTCGCCGCCGGTGCGGGCGCGGGCGTGCTCGCCGATGCGGCGGGCAGCGCGCTGCTCGACGGCCGCTTCGTCGAATCGGTCGCGGCGACGCTCGCACCCGCCAGCGCCGCCGTGATTCTCGAGGCGAAGGAGGCGACGCCGTTCTCGGTCGACAACGTCGTGACGGGATTCGGCGGCAAGGTGATGCGCCACGCGCTCGGCTGA
- a CDS encoding phosphate-starvation-inducible protein PsiE, with the protein MLNTSTVACSPAERIRRRFGHFLHAAELAGLIVIGLATAFAMAQEAWKVVLAGEVSLTDLLLMFLYLEVLAMDVRYLRLGRLPVRFPLFIAMTSLARDLILRGATDSPARMLMTTFGIVLLALGVLILSFGQHRYPAEVGDVEDDVRASR; encoded by the coding sequence ATGCTGAATACGTCCACCGTCGCCTGTTCGCCCGCCGAGCGCATTCGCCGCCGCTTCGGCCATTTTCTCCATGCGGCCGAACTCGCGGGGCTGATCGTGATCGGCCTCGCGACGGCGTTCGCGATGGCGCAGGAGGCGTGGAAGGTCGTGCTCGCGGGCGAGGTGTCGCTGACCGACCTGCTGCTGATGTTCCTGTATCTCGAAGTGCTCGCGATGGACGTGCGCTATCTGCGGCTCGGCCGCCTACCGGTGCGCTTTCCGCTGTTCATCGCGATGACGTCGCTCGCGCGCGACCTGATCCTGCGCGGCGCGACCGACAGCCCCGCGCGGATGCTGATGACGACGTTCGGCATCGTGCTGCTCGCGCTCGGCGTGCTGATCCTCAGTTTCGGCCAGCACCGGTATCCGGCCGAAGTCGGCGACGTCGAGGACGATGTGCGTGCGAGCCGGTGA
- a CDS encoding NAD-dependent formate dehydrogenase, giving the protein MATVLCVLYPDPVDGYPPRYVRDTIPVITHYADGQLAPTPSGPPGFRPGELVGSVSGALGLRDYLAAHGHTLIVTSDKDGPDSEFERRLPEADVVISQPFWPAYLTAERIARAPKLRLALTAGIGSDHVDLAAAARAGITVAEVTGSNSVSVAEHVVMTTLALVRNYLPSHAIAQQGGWNIADCVSRSYDIEGMHFGTVGAGRIGLAVLRRLKPFGLALHYTQRHRLDPAIEHELALTYHADVASLASAVDIVNLQIPLYPSTEHLFDAAMIARMKRGAYLINTARAKLVDRDAIVRAVASGHLAGYGGDVWFPEPAPADHPWRAMPFNGMTPHISGTSLSAQARYAAGTLEILQCWFERRPIREAYLIVDGGTLAGTGEQSYRLT; this is encoded by the coding sequence ATGGCGACCGTCCTCTGCGTGCTGTACCCCGACCCCGTCGACGGCTATCCGCCGCGCTACGTGCGCGACACGATTCCCGTCATCACGCACTACGCGGACGGCCAGCTCGCGCCGACGCCGTCCGGGCCGCCCGGTTTTCGGCCGGGCGAACTCGTCGGCTCGGTATCGGGCGCGCTCGGCTTGCGCGACTATCTGGCGGCGCACGGTCATACGCTGATCGTGACGAGCGACAAGGACGGCCCCGACTCCGAATTCGAGCGCCGGCTGCCGGAAGCGGACGTCGTGATTTCGCAGCCGTTCTGGCCCGCGTATCTGACCGCCGAGCGGATCGCGCGCGCGCCGAAGCTGCGGCTCGCGCTGACTGCGGGCATCGGCTCCGATCACGTCGATCTCGCGGCGGCCGCCCGCGCGGGCATCACCGTCGCGGAAGTCACCGGATCGAACAGCGTCAGCGTCGCCGAGCATGTCGTGATGACGACGCTTGCGCTCGTGCGCAACTATCTGCCGTCGCACGCGATCGCGCAGCAAGGCGGCTGGAACATCGCCGACTGCGTATCGCGCAGCTACGACATCGAAGGCATGCATTTCGGCACGGTCGGCGCCGGCCGCATCGGGCTCGCGGTGCTGCGGCGGCTGAAGCCGTTCGGGCTGGCGCTGCACTATACGCAGCGGCATCGGCTCGATCCGGCGATCGAACACGAACTCGCGCTGACCTATCACGCGGACGTCGCGTCGCTCGCGAGCGCGGTCGACATCGTGAATCTGCAGATTCCGCTCTATCCGTCGACCGAGCATCTGTTCGATGCCGCAATGATCGCGCGCATGAAGCGCGGCGCGTATCTGATCAACACCGCGCGCGCGAAACTCGTCGATCGCGACGCGATCGTGCGTGCGGTCGCCTCGGGCCATCTTGCCGGCTACGGCGGCGACGTGTGGTTTCCCGAGCCCGCACCGGCCGATCATCCGTGGCGCGCGATGCCGTTCAACGGGATGACGCCGCATATCTCGGGCACGTCGCTATCCGCGCAGGCGCGCTACGCGGCCGGTACGCTCGAAATTCTGCAGTGCTGGTTCGAGCGCCGGCCGATTCGCGAGGCCTACCTAATCGTCGACGGCGGCACGCTCGCGGGCACCGGCGAGCAGTCGTACCGGCTCACGTGA
- a CDS encoding aspartate aminotransferase family protein — MRSDPAMLNAFDPQRASALDAQARALVERRARVLGPAYRLFYETPLHIVRGEGVWLYDSAGRAYLDAYNNVASIGHCRPEVVEAIAKQASTLNTHTRYLHDGILDYAERLLRTMPDALSQAMFTCTGSEANDLALRIAKQYTGGTGVIVTQLAYHGVTAAIAEISPSLGRHVPLGLHVRAVAPPDTYRGDDADVGARFARDVQRAIDDLVRHGVRPAALIVDTLFTSDGVFADPRGFLQGAVAAIRQAGGVFIADEVQAGFARTGSKMWGFERHDVVPDLVTMGKPMGNGHPIAGLAARAEVLERFGKDTRYFNTFGGNPVSCAAAAATLDVIVNDGLQANASRIGAYLREGFRTLARKHGLIGDVRGDGLFLGVELVRDRHAKTPAEDETQRVVNLMRERGVLISATGVRGNVLKIRPLLPFTQEHADLLLAAADGALAAL; from the coding sequence ATGCGCAGTGATCCGGCGATGCTCAACGCGTTCGACCCGCAGCGCGCATCGGCACTCGACGCGCAGGCGCGTGCGCTCGTCGAGCGGCGTGCGCGCGTGCTCGGGCCCGCGTACCGGCTGTTCTACGAAACGCCGCTGCACATCGTGCGCGGCGAAGGCGTGTGGCTCTACGACAGCGCGGGCCGCGCATATCTCGACGCGTACAACAACGTGGCGTCGATCGGCCATTGCCGGCCCGAAGTCGTCGAGGCGATCGCGAAGCAGGCGAGCACGCTGAACACCCATACGCGCTATCTGCACGACGGCATACTGGATTACGCGGAACGGCTGCTGCGCACGATGCCCGACGCGCTGTCGCAGGCGATGTTCACCTGCACGGGCAGCGAGGCGAACGATCTCGCGCTGCGCATCGCGAAGCAGTACACGGGCGGCACCGGCGTGATCGTCACGCAGCTCGCCTATCACGGCGTGACGGCCGCGATCGCCGAGATCTCGCCGTCGCTAGGCCGGCACGTGCCGCTCGGCCTGCACGTGCGCGCGGTCGCGCCGCCCGACACGTATCGCGGCGACGACGCCGACGTCGGTGCGCGGTTCGCACGCGACGTGCAGCGCGCGATCGACGACCTCGTGCGGCACGGCGTGCGGCCCGCCGCGCTGATCGTCGACACGCTGTTCACGAGCGACGGCGTGTTCGCCGATCCGCGCGGTTTTCTGCAGGGTGCGGTCGCGGCGATCCGGCAGGCCGGCGGCGTCTTCATCGCGGACGAAGTGCAGGCCGGCTTCGCGCGTACCGGCTCGAAGATGTGGGGCTTCGAGCGGCACGACGTGGTTCCGGATCTGGTGACGATGGGCAAGCCGATGGGCAACGGTCATCCGATCGCCGGTCTCGCCGCACGCGCCGAGGTGCTCGAGCGGTTCGGCAAGGACACGCGCTATTTCAATACGTTCGGCGGCAATCCGGTGTCGTGCGCGGCGGCGGCCGCGACGCTCGACGTGATCGTCAACGACGGTCTGCAGGCGAACGCGAGCCGGATCGGCGCGTATCTGCGCGAAGGGTTCCGCACGCTCGCGCGCAAGCACGGCCTGATCGGCGACGTGCGCGGCGACGGGTTGTTCCTCGGCGTCGAGCTCGTGCGCGACCGCCACGCGAAGACGCCGGCCGAAGACGAGACGCAGCGCGTCGTCAATCTGATGCGCGAGCGCGGCGTGCTGATCAGCGCGACCGGCGTGCGCGGCAACGTGCTGAAGATCCGTCCGCTGCTGCCGTTTACGCAGGAACACGCGGATCTGCTGCTCGCGGCCGCCGACGGCGCGCTCGCCGCCCTGTGA
- a CDS encoding PLP-dependent aminotransferase family protein has product MRAVLLTDLLARALSDGGSDTLQHRIYDVVRRGVLDHTLAAGQKLPSSRTLAQELGISRITVSLAYDRLIAENYLVARTGSGTFVAPTSPRPLSGPGEIVHTRHSMTLSQRGAMLDRLPGGVTQSYGPFVPGVADTPMFPFHVWRRLIARHIGKGDLSLSGYALDGGYAPLRAAVARYLKISRSVVCEPEQVIITSGTHQSIDLCARLLADPGDVAIVENPCHWAFPTVLSAAGLELVASAIDAAGLSLNDIDTPARARLVVTSPSHQYPTGAVMPLSRRLELLQSARTRNLWVMEDDYDSEFRYDGMPLPSLQGLDSDARVIYGGTFSKAMYPGVRIAYLVVPAHLADTFAKACAKLYRPGQLHIQAALADFIDDGHFAQHVRRMRIEYAQRQQLLRDALHAEFGSTIRLSDARAGLHLFASFDADVSTRALTDVARADGLILGRPHFVAPHALADRSIVLGYGGVAQSAIGDGVKRLGRAYARTLEAT; this is encoded by the coding sequence ATGCGAGCCGTCCTGTTGACCGACCTGTTGGCGCGCGCATTGTCCGATGGCGGCAGCGATACGCTGCAGCACCGGATCTACGACGTCGTGCGGCGCGGTGTGCTGGATCATACGCTCGCCGCGGGGCAGAAACTGCCGTCGTCGCGCACGCTCGCGCAGGAACTCGGCATTTCCCGGATCACCGTCTCGCTCGCCTACGATCGACTGATCGCCGAGAACTATCTCGTCGCGCGCACCGGCAGCGGCACGTTCGTCGCGCCGACGAGCCCGCGGCCGCTGAGCGGCCCCGGCGAAATCGTGCATACGCGCCATTCGATGACGCTGTCGCAGCGCGGCGCGATGCTCGACCGGCTGCCGGGCGGCGTCACGCAAAGCTACGGCCCGTTCGTGCCCGGCGTCGCCGACACGCCGATGTTCCCGTTTCACGTATGGCGCCGGCTGATCGCGCGGCATATCGGCAAGGGCGACCTGTCGCTGTCCGGCTATGCGCTCGACGGCGGCTACGCGCCGCTGCGCGCCGCGGTCGCGCGCTACCTGAAGATCTCGCGCTCGGTCGTCTGCGAGCCCGAGCAGGTCATCATCACGTCCGGTACGCACCAGTCGATCGATCTCTGTGCGCGGCTGCTCGCCGATCCGGGCGACGTCGCGATCGTCGAGAACCCGTGTCACTGGGCGTTCCCGACCGTGCTGTCGGCCGCCGGCCTCGAACTCGTCGCGAGCGCGATCGATGCGGCCGGCCTGTCGCTGAACGACATCGATACGCCGGCGCGCGCGCGGCTGGTCGTGACGAGCCCGTCGCACCAGTATCCGACCGGCGCCGTGATGCCGCTGTCGCGCCGGCTCGAACTGCTGCAGAGCGCACGCACCCGGAACCTGTGGGTGATGGAAGACGACTACGACAGCGAATTCCGCTACGACGGCATGCCGCTGCCGTCGCTTCAAGGACTCGACAGCGACGCGCGCGTGATTTACGGCGGCACGTTCAGCAAGGCGATGTATCCGGGCGTGCGCATCGCCTATCTGGTCGTGCCCGCGCATCTGGCCGACACGTTCGCGAAGGCCTGCGCGAAGCTGTACCGCCCCGGCCAGCTGCACATCCAGGCCGCGCTCGCCGACTTCATCGACGACGGCCACTTCGCGCAGCACGTGCGGCGGATGCGGATCGAATACGCGCAGCGTCAGCAGTTGCTGCGCGACGCGCTGCATGCGGAATTCGGCAGCACGATCCGGCTGTCGGACGCGCGCGCGGGACTGCATCTGTTCGCGAGCTTCGATGCGGACGTGTCGACGCGTGCGCTGACCGACGTCGCGCGCGCGGACGGCCTGATTCTCGGCCGGCCGCATTTCGTCGCGCCGCACGCGCTCGCCGATCGCAGCATCGTGCTCGGCTACGGCGGCGTCGCGCAAAGCGCGATCGGCGATGGCGTGAAGCGGCTCGGGCGCGCGTATGCGCGCACGCTCGAGGCGACGTAG